One Lactobacillus crispatus DNA segment encodes these proteins:
- the hpf gene encoding ribosome hibernation-promoting factor, HPF/YfiA family — MLKYNVRGENIEVTDALRSYVEKRLNKLEKYFELNQDVIAHVNLRVYRDHSAKVEVTIPLPYLVLRAEETTDDMYRSIDFVSEKLERQIRKYKTRVNRKSREKGLQDFFVEQPEEEEKKPSEFDIVRNKRVSLKPMDPEEAILQMDMLEHDFFVFEDAETNGTSVVYRRNDGRYGLIETNE; from the coding sequence ATGTTAAAGTACAATGTTCGTGGAGAAAATATTGAAGTAACTGATGCTTTGAGAAGCTATGTAGAAAAGCGGTTAAACAAGTTAGAGAAGTACTTCGAATTGAATCAAGATGTGATTGCACACGTAAACTTGAGAGTATACCGTGATCACTCAGCTAAAGTTGAAGTTACTATTCCTTTACCATACTTAGTTTTGAGAGCCGAAGAAACCACGGATGACATGTATCGTAGCATTGACTTCGTTTCTGAAAAACTCGAACGTCAAATTAGAAAGTACAAGACTCGTGTAAATAGAAAGAGTCGTGAAAAGGGATTACAAGATTTCTTTGTAGAACAACCTGAAGAAGAAGAAAAGAAGCCTAGCGAATTTGATATTGTTCGTAACAAGCGTGTAAGCTTAAAGCCAATGGATCCAGAAGAAGCTATTTTACAAATGGACATGTTGGAACATGACTTCTTCGTATTTGAAGATGCAGAAACTAACGGCACTAGCGTTGTTTACCGTAGAAACGATGGTCGTTACGGTTTGATTGAAACTAACGAATAA
- a CDS encoding YigZ family protein, translating to MSEKENFLTIKENGTGELIIKKSRFIANIARTTTTDAANDFIQKISKKYRDASHNTFAYTIGLNDDQVKESDNGEPSGTAGVPELKALQLMNLKNVTVVVTRYFGGIKLGAGGLIRAYSNSVTNVVEKVGVIKRVLQQELIFSVPYNRFDEVDHYLKQQKIFIVNTEYGVDVKIHIFVNDDQQAKPKEDLTNLLAGQVTFTNGEKRYNEIPVEANNYHEQ from the coding sequence TTGTCAGAAAAGGAAAATTTTTTAACTATTAAAGAAAACGGCACCGGTGAATTAATTATCAAAAAGAGCAGATTCATTGCCAATATTGCCCGCACCACTACTACTGATGCGGCAAACGATTTTATTCAAAAAATCTCTAAAAAATATCGCGATGCTTCGCACAATACCTTTGCCTACACGATCGGCTTAAATGACGACCAGGTCAAAGAAAGCGATAATGGTGAGCCATCAGGTACGGCTGGTGTTCCTGAATTAAAAGCATTGCAATTAATGAATTTAAAAAACGTTACAGTCGTAGTAACCCGTTATTTTGGTGGAATCAAATTAGGAGCAGGCGGTTTAATTCGTGCCTATTCCAATAGTGTCACCAATGTTGTTGAAAAAGTCGGCGTCATTAAACGCGTTTTACAACAAGAATTAATTTTTAGCGTACCCTATAACCGCTTCGATGAAGTTGATCATTACCTAAAACAGCAAAAAATTTTTATTGTCAATACCGAATACGGTGTAGATGTTAAAATTCATATTTTTGTTAACGATGACCAACAAGCTAAACCTAAGGAAGACCTAACTAATTTATTGGCCGGACAGGTTACCTTTACTAATGGTGAAAAACGCTATAATGAAATTCCTGTTGAAGCTAATAATTATCATGAACAATAA
- a CDS encoding ComF family protein translates to MRTCLLCEQEFTPPVQFAQLFSFKPARKNKICLQCLKQFEKLADNRCSGCDKELSQGFMCSDCRNWQAIYGKNILHNHALYRYNSAFHDLMVAYKRRGDYVLREVLQDLCYDYLGKTNYDFYVPVPTSPEHQSRRQFDTIFAIYADILPLTPFLIKKSGSHAQGEKNKEERLKTPQSFLIDKNIKIKENIISGKVLILDDIYTTGRTLYHARDCLQQGFPEMKIESFSICH, encoded by the coding sequence ATGAGAACTTGTTTATTATGTGAGCAGGAGTTTACTCCACCAGTACAATTTGCACAGCTTTTTTCTTTTAAACCAGCGCGAAAAAATAAGATTTGTTTACAGTGTTTAAAACAATTTGAAAAGCTAGCAGACAATCGCTGCTCTGGCTGTGATAAGGAACTAAGTCAAGGCTTTATGTGTAGCGATTGTCGAAACTGGCAAGCCATTTATGGCAAAAATATTCTGCATAATCATGCTTTATATCGTTATAATTCTGCTTTTCATGATTTGATGGTTGCTTATAAGCGGCGTGGAGATTATGTTTTGCGGGAAGTATTGCAAGATTTGTGTTATGACTATTTGGGTAAAACTAACTATGACTTTTATGTGCCCGTGCCCACTTCACCTGAACATCAATCAAGACGACAGTTTGATACAATTTTTGCTATTTATGCTGATATTTTGCCACTGACGCCGTTTTTAATTAAAAAGTCGGGTAGTCATGCCCAAGGGGAGAAAAACAAAGAGGAACGGCTTAAAACGCCTCAAAGCTTTTTAATTGATAAAAATATCAAAATCAAGGAAAATATAATTTCAGGAAAAGTATTAATTTTGGATGATATTTACACGACTGGGCGCACGTTATACCACGCGCGAGACTGTTTGCAGCAAGGTTTTCCTGAAATGAAAATTGAAAGCTTTTCAATTTGTCATTAG
- a CDS encoding DEAD/DEAH box helicase encodes MEDLTLLSGRQWIVSQEDSSTFEGCRKIPVIEKGKCNRCGSQVNSRLPNGKYYCRGCIGLGRANEGDWLIRKDSNNTFSHVKNGGLSWQGKLTPLQQNISDKLVQNFEQRKNTLVHAVTGAGKTEMLFQLIARCMKKGKRACIATPRIDVVNELFPRFSAAFAQVEIGKYHGREFKEIGLEQLTICTTHQLMKFYRAFDLLVIDEVDSFPYVGNPQLHFAAKNAVKTTGTRMYLTATPTNDLLLEAKTGKLEILRLNRRFHGGLLPVPRERLFIRPFLRKGQIHPKLMQEIKKVIQSGHPLLLFVPRIEEIPLYQEALRKKLQNKIKLAGVHAQDPQRLEKVQAFRDRKYDLLLTTTILERGVTFKNVWVIIIAADDAIYTAASLVQIAGRVGRAHDDQTGLVLYCYHRYTKNIRQSIKQIKGMNR; translated from the coding sequence ATGGAAGATTTGACTCTATTATCAGGTCGTCAATGGATTGTTAGTCAAGAGGATTCTAGCACATTTGAGGGATGCCGCAAAATTCCAGTAATTGAAAAAGGTAAATGCAATCGCTGTGGCAGCCAAGTTAATAGTCGACTGCCTAATGGTAAATATTATTGTCGTGGTTGTATTGGCTTGGGACGTGCAAATGAGGGCGATTGGCTTATTAGAAAAGACAGTAATAATACTTTTTCTCATGTTAAAAACGGGGGATTAAGCTGGCAAGGTAAACTAACCCCATTGCAGCAGAATATTTCGGATAAATTAGTACAAAATTTTGAACAAAGAAAAAATACATTGGTTCATGCTGTAACTGGGGCGGGTAAAACTGAGATGTTGTTTCAGTTGATTGCTCGATGTATGAAAAAAGGAAAGCGCGCTTGTATTGCTACACCAAGAATTGATGTGGTAAATGAGCTGTTTCCAAGATTTTCGGCAGCATTTGCCCAAGTTGAGATCGGTAAGTATCATGGCCGTGAATTTAAGGAAATAGGGCTAGAGCAGTTGACAATTTGTACTACACACCAATTGATGAAGTTTTATCGTGCCTTTGATTTATTGGTAATTGATGAGGTAGACTCTTTTCCTTATGTAGGTAATCCGCAACTACATTTTGCGGCCAAAAATGCGGTTAAAACAACTGGGACTCGAATGTATTTAACCGCAACGCCAACGAACGATTTGCTTTTGGAAGCTAAAACAGGGAAGTTAGAAATTTTGCGCTTAAATCGGCGTTTTCATGGTGGATTATTGCCTGTACCAAGAGAAAGGCTTTTTATCAGGCCGTTTTTGCGGAAGGGACAAATTCATCCTAAATTAATGCAGGAGATTAAAAAAGTCATTCAAAGTGGTCATCCTTTGCTTTTGTTTGTACCACGGATTGAAGAAATTCCGCTTTATCAAGAAGCTTTGCGAAAAAAGTTGCAAAATAAAATTAAATTGGCCGGTGTTCATGCACAAGATCCGCAACGATTAGAAAAAGTACAGGCTTTTCGTGATCGTAAATATGACTTATTGTTGACAACCACAATTTTAGAGCGTGGTGTAACTTTTAAAAATGTTTGGGTAATTATTATTGCAGCAGATGATGCAATTTATACTGCTGCTAGTTTGGTGCAAATTGCAGGTCGAGTTGGTCGGGCTCACGATGACCAAACGGGCTTAGTTTTGTATTGTTATCATCGTTATACCAAGAATATTCGACAGAGTATTAAGCAGATCAAGGGGATGAATAGATGA